One window of the Ictidomys tridecemlineatus isolate mIctTri1 chromosome 11, mIctTri1.hap1, whole genome shotgun sequence genome contains the following:
- the Slc35a3 gene encoding UDP-N-acetylglucosamine transporter isoform X2, giving the protein MSANLKYLSLGILVFQTTSLVLTMRYSRTLKEEGPRYLSSTAVVVAELLKIMACLLLVYKDSKCSLRALNRVLHDEILNKPMETLKLAIPSGIYTLQNNLLYVALSNLDAATYQVTYQLKILTTALFSVSMLSKKLGVYQWLSLVILMTGVAFVQWPSDSQEIDSKELSAGSQFVGLMAVLTACFSSGFAGVYFEKILKETKQSVWIRNIQLGFFGSIFGLMGVYIYDGELVSKNGFFQGYNRLTWIVVVLQALGGLVIAAVIKYADNILKGFATSLSIILSTLISYFWLQDFVPTSVFFLGAILVIAATFLYGYDPKPAGNPIKA; this is encoded by the exons ATGTCTGCCAACCTAAAATACCTTTCCCTGGGAATTTTGGTCTTTCAGACTACCAGTTTGGTTCTAACCATGCGTTATTCTAGGACTTTAAAAGAGGAAGGACCTCGTTATCTATCTTCTACAGCAGTGGTTGTTGCTGAGCTTTTGAAGATAATGGCCTGCCTTTTATTAGTCTACAAAGACAGTA AATGTAGTCTAAGAGCACTGAATCGAGTACTGCATGATGAAATTCTTAATAAACCTATGGAAACACTTAAACTTGCTATTCCATCAGGAATATATACTCTTCAGAATAATTTACTATATGTGGCACTATCAAATCTAGACGCAGCTACTTATCAG gtcACATATCAGTTGAAAATTCTTACAACAGCATTATTTTCTGTGTCTATGCTCAGTAAAAAATTGGGTGTATACCAATGGCTCTCCCTAGTAATTTTGATGACAGGAGTTGCTTTTGTACAG tgGCCCTCAGATTCTCAAGAGATTGATTCTAAGGAACTTTCAGCTGGCTCTCAATTTGTAGGCCTCATGGCAGTTCTAACAGCATGTTTTTCAAGTGGCTTTGCTGgagtttattttgagaaaatcttaaaagaaacaaaacaatcagTGTGGATAAGAAACATTCAGCTTG gtttttttgggAGCATATTTGGATTAATGGGTGTTTACATTTATGATGGAGAATTGGTATCAAAGAATGGTTTTTTTCAGGGATATAACCGACTGACCTGGATAGTAGTTGTTCTTCAG GCACTTGGAGGCCTTGTAATAGCTGCTGTTATTAAGTACGcggataatattttaaaaggatttgcAACCTCTTTATCCATAATATTATCAACACTGATATCCTATTTTTGGCTACAAGATTTTGTGCCAACCag TGTCTTTTTCCTTGGAGCCATCCTTGTAATAGCAGCTACTTTCTTATATGGTTATGATCCCAAACCTGCAGGAAATCCCATTAAAGCATAG
- the Slc35a3 gene encoding UDP-N-acetylglucosamine transporter isoform X1, whose amino-acid sequence METLKLAIPSGIYTLQNNLLYVALSNLDAATYQVTYQLKILTTALFSVSMLSKKLGVYQWLSLVILMTGVAFVQWPSDSQEIDSKELSAGSQFVGLMAVLTACFSSGFAGVYFEKILKETKQSVWIRNIQLGFFGSIFGLMGVYIYDGELVSKNGFFQGYNRLTWIVVVLQALGGLVIAAVIKYADNILKGFATSLSIILSTLISYFWLQDFVPTSVFFLGAILVIAATFLYGYDPKPAGNPIKA is encoded by the exons ATGGAAACACTTAAACTTGCTATTCCATCAGGAATATATACTCTTCAGAATAATTTACTATATGTGGCACTATCAAATCTAGACGCAGCTACTTATCAG gtcACATATCAGTTGAAAATTCTTACAACAGCATTATTTTCTGTGTCTATGCTCAGTAAAAAATTGGGTGTATACCAATGGCTCTCCCTAGTAATTTTGATGACAGGAGTTGCTTTTGTACAG tgGCCCTCAGATTCTCAAGAGATTGATTCTAAGGAACTTTCAGCTGGCTCTCAATTTGTAGGCCTCATGGCAGTTCTAACAGCATGTTTTTCAAGTGGCTTTGCTGgagtttattttgagaaaatcttaaaagaaacaaaacaatcagTGTGGATAAGAAACATTCAGCTTG gtttttttgggAGCATATTTGGATTAATGGGTGTTTACATTTATGATGGAGAATTGGTATCAAAGAATGGTTTTTTTCAGGGATATAACCGACTGACCTGGATAGTAGTTGTTCTTCAG GCACTTGGAGGCCTTGTAATAGCTGCTGTTATTAAGTACGcggataatattttaaaaggatttgcAACCTCTTTATCCATAATATTATCAACACTGATATCCTATTTTTGGCTACAAGATTTTGTGCCAACCag TGTCTTTTTCCTTGGAGCCATCCTTGTAATAGCAGCTACTTTCTTATATGGTTATGATCCCAAACCTGCAGGAAATCCCATTAAAGCATAG